Proteins co-encoded in one Rhodococcus sp. PAMC28707 genomic window:
- a CDS encoding XdhC/CoxI family protein — translation MRDLLDDLAPWLERHEPFALATVVRTWQSSPRPAGAAMAVSKSGDVVGSVSGGCIEGALYELAQEVLADGLARTETYFVADDDAIGVGLTCGGTIEVFLRLISGHACAEFAEVSRLIAEGTSVAVLTDLSVGMPTRHAVVSEDRTWDECAGPGLTEVLDGDESFKSKVRDLVQAGESGLAVLTHGESEQDRPLEVMVELFGPAPRMYIFGAIDFAAAMCRLGKFAGFYVTVIDARAVFATRARFPDADEVVVAWPHKFLETAPVDERTVITVLTHDEKFDIPLLEHALRTTAVYIGALGSRATHERRVDLLRGRGMTEAELNLLHSPIGLDLGARNPAETAVSIMAEVLKTSRNATGLELRTLHGPIHRERNSLSASVDERVDLGSGARC, via the coding sequence ATGCGGGATCTCCTCGACGATCTGGCTCCCTGGCTCGAACGTCACGAGCCGTTCGCTCTCGCGACGGTTGTGCGAACCTGGCAGTCCTCGCCCAGACCTGCGGGCGCTGCGATGGCCGTCTCGAAGTCCGGCGACGTCGTCGGCAGTGTGTCCGGCGGCTGCATCGAGGGCGCGTTGTACGAACTCGCCCAGGAGGTGCTGGCCGATGGACTCGCCAGAACCGAGACCTACTTCGTCGCCGACGACGACGCGATCGGCGTGGGGCTGACCTGCGGCGGCACCATCGAAGTCTTCCTTCGGCTGATCAGCGGACACGCGTGTGCCGAGTTCGCCGAGGTGTCGCGGCTGATCGCCGAGGGTACGTCCGTGGCGGTGCTCACCGACCTTTCTGTCGGTATGCCGACTCGGCATGCCGTGGTCAGTGAAGACCGCACCTGGGACGAATGTGCAGGACCGGGCCTCACCGAAGTTCTCGACGGTGACGAGTCGTTCAAGAGCAAGGTCCGTGACCTCGTTCAGGCAGGCGAGTCCGGGCTCGCAGTCCTCACCCATGGCGAGAGCGAACAGGATCGCCCGCTCGAGGTGATGGTCGAACTCTTCGGACCTGCCCCGCGGATGTACATCTTCGGAGCGATCGACTTCGCCGCAGCGATGTGCCGACTAGGGAAGTTCGCCGGCTTCTACGTCACCGTCATCGACGCCCGCGCAGTGTTCGCGACGCGCGCGAGGTTCCCGGATGCCGACGAAGTCGTGGTCGCGTGGCCGCACAAGTTCCTCGAAACCGCTCCCGTGGACGAACGCACTGTGATCACCGTGTTGACCCACGACGAAAAGTTCGACATCCCGCTGCTCGAACATGCACTGCGAACCACCGCGGTGTACATCGGCGCGCTCGGAAGCCGTGCCACACACGAGCGCCGCGTCGACCTTCTCCGCGGCCGGGGAATGACCGAGGCCGAGCTGAACCTGTTGCACTCCCCCATCGGACTCGATCTCGGCGCCCGCAACCCTGCCGAAACCGCAGTGTCGATCATGGCGGAGGTCCTCAAGACCTCTCGCAACGCCACCGGCCTCGAACTGCGGACGCTTCACGGACCGATTCATCGTGAACGCAACTCACTGTCGGCATCAGTGGACGAGCGTGTAGACCTCGGATCGGGCGCGCGTTGCTGA
- a CDS encoding amidase — translation MLQANSIDIDARSLAEAVSSRSMSAHEVIEQHLAHIDRENPRLNAIVTVAAESARQAADEIDARLARGESVGALAGVPFTVKDLIATAGVRTTAGSTALAGNVPRVDAPAVARMRAEGAILIGKTNTPEFGASGLTHNDLFGYTLNPLSPDGIDRSPGGSSGGEASAIASGMSVVGLGTDFGGSVRWPAHCTGLCSVRPTGGRISPDGQYPGVMFDERVLTNAATMHGSVQTIGPMARNLDDLVLMLRVTSSPEYRWLDPAGVRLDELDVRWAAGEGTVPVSAEIVAAVTESADRLAPSVNSMRPYSGTALRKANDLFTRMRAAETQTDILQYGPATGFGANIREILAAVRPAHSTDAEALWAERSVLRHELLSTMGDVLILPVASIVAPPIGETRFDVDGTVLSWSEALASSRAISILGVPSVVVPVATSESGLPIGVQIVARPWQEHNALAAAALCMRPTQH, via the coding sequence GTGTTACAAGCTAATTCGATCGATATCGATGCTCGCTCACTCGCCGAGGCTGTGTCTTCTCGCTCGATGTCCGCCCATGAGGTGATCGAGCAGCACCTCGCTCATATCGATCGGGAGAACCCGCGACTCAACGCGATCGTCACGGTCGCCGCCGAGTCCGCGAGGCAGGCTGCGGACGAGATCGATGCGCGCCTGGCACGCGGTGAATCCGTCGGAGCTCTCGCCGGAGTTCCGTTCACCGTCAAGGACTTGATCGCCACGGCCGGAGTCAGAACAACAGCAGGCTCGACGGCATTGGCGGGCAACGTACCTCGCGTCGACGCACCGGCAGTCGCCCGGATGCGTGCCGAAGGCGCCATCCTGATCGGGAAGACCAACACCCCGGAGTTCGGTGCCAGCGGACTCACCCACAACGATCTCTTCGGATACACCTTGAATCCGTTGTCGCCGGATGGAATCGACCGCTCCCCCGGCGGGTCCAGTGGCGGTGAAGCGTCGGCGATCGCCTCGGGAATGAGCGTTGTCGGACTCGGCACCGATTTCGGCGGCTCGGTCCGATGGCCCGCGCACTGCACGGGCCTGTGTTCGGTACGGCCGACGGGTGGACGGATCTCCCCCGACGGCCAGTATCCCGGTGTCATGTTCGATGAGCGAGTGCTGACGAACGCAGCCACCATGCACGGCAGCGTGCAAACGATCGGGCCGATGGCGAGAAATCTGGACGATCTGGTCTTGATGCTGCGCGTGACGTCCTCGCCCGAATATCGATGGTTGGATCCGGCAGGCGTGCGTCTCGACGAGCTCGATGTCCGCTGGGCGGCAGGGGAAGGCACCGTCCCGGTGTCTGCGGAGATTGTCGCCGCCGTGACGGAATCGGCGGACAGGTTGGCACCGTCGGTGAACTCGATGCGGCCCTACTCGGGCACGGCATTGCGGAAGGCGAACGATCTGTTCACACGAATGCGCGCCGCCGAAACTCAGACGGACATCCTGCAGTACGGGCCTGCCACTGGATTCGGTGCGAACATTCGAGAAATTCTCGCAGCTGTCCGTCCCGCCCACAGCACCGATGCCGAGGCTCTGTGGGCGGAGCGCAGTGTCCTGCGGCACGAACTTCTGTCCACGATGGGCGATGTACTGATTCTTCCCGTCGCCTCGATCGTGGCGCCGCCCATCGGCGAGACGCGGTTCGACGTCGACGGCACTGTGCTGTCGTGGTCCGAAGCGCTGGCCAGCAGTCGAGCGATCAGCATCCTGGGCGTGCCGTCGGTGGTCGTTCCGGTTGCGACCTCTGAATCCGGGCTTCCCATCGGGGTGCAGATCGTGGCCCGTCCGTGGCAGGAGCACAATGCTCTCGCCGCGGCAGCGCTGTGTATGCGGCCGACTCAGCACTAG
- a CDS encoding PucR family transcriptional regulator ligand-binding domain-containing protein — MNETVGDLTPRTRALSTPASYALTVEELLALPSLTGSKLIAGKGGLEKVVRRVNVIEVPDILPWVKPNELLVTTGFPLRHADSGRPFDAHSLVELVEGLSERGAAALGVKEGRYFGDVPAAMIDAADRLDFPLFLIPRDIGFDEVMSEVYTHLVDSQAWALDVADRMHRALTTIVLEGGDLPQIADEVATLFETAVVICSPDGRVQATAGASADLEALEKLPLFDPSGRLHTERLHQGLQPAPGMASGQIAVAPINAGGTDHGLIVAVARSGGLGPVTIQALERAATVVALAVTKKLAVSAVESKFRGDFLRDVLNGAAEPTDQIIEYCSQLDWDVNRSMVVIVAQLDQVAEATAGQSVQPPVVGRMPHERLTAAWQQVVRRRDRFAPVVGFSHEVVTLMPAGQGDARAVVEDLIASVAGDSGGGRNSFGTGVSRVIDSVADIPRAYDQARKAVMVGRRMNGAGSVAHFDSLGVHRLLSLVDDGDELQAFATEVLGSLAGEDADAIDLRQTLQALLDTNCNVAETARVLHFHYNTLRYRIGKLESILGHFTTDPILRLDVALALRVVEMKGL; from the coding sequence ATGAATGAAACTGTCGGCGATCTCACTCCGCGGACACGGGCTTTGTCGACTCCGGCAAGCTACGCGTTGACGGTGGAAGAACTTCTTGCGCTTCCCAGCCTGACCGGCTCGAAGTTGATCGCGGGCAAGGGCGGTCTCGAGAAGGTCGTTCGACGGGTCAACGTCATCGAGGTGCCGGACATCCTGCCGTGGGTCAAGCCGAACGAACTCTTGGTCACCACCGGCTTCCCCCTGCGACACGCGGACTCCGGTCGCCCGTTCGACGCTCATTCACTGGTCGAACTCGTCGAAGGTCTCTCCGAACGCGGCGCCGCGGCGCTCGGTGTCAAGGAGGGCAGATACTTCGGCGACGTCCCCGCAGCGATGATCGACGCGGCCGATCGACTCGACTTTCCACTGTTCCTCATCCCCCGGGACATCGGCTTCGACGAGGTGATGTCCGAGGTCTACACCCACCTGGTCGACAGCCAGGCGTGGGCACTCGATGTCGCCGACCGCATGCACCGCGCCTTGACCACGATCGTCCTCGAAGGCGGCGATCTACCCCAGATCGCCGACGAAGTGGCGACGCTGTTCGAGACTGCGGTCGTCATCTGCTCCCCCGACGGCAGAGTGCAGGCGACAGCGGGAGCGAGCGCAGACCTCGAAGCCCTCGAGAAGTTGCCGTTGTTCGATCCCTCCGGCCGATTACATACCGAACGTCTCCACCAGGGTCTTCAACCGGCACCCGGAATGGCCTCCGGTCAGATTGCGGTGGCACCGATCAATGCCGGCGGCACCGATCACGGCCTCATCGTTGCGGTTGCACGGTCAGGCGGTCTCGGACCGGTGACCATACAGGCACTCGAGCGCGCTGCGACCGTCGTCGCGTTGGCAGTGACGAAGAAGCTCGCGGTGTCTGCCGTGGAATCGAAGTTCCGCGGTGACTTTTTGCGCGATGTCCTCAACGGTGCAGCCGAGCCCACCGATCAGATCATCGAGTACTGCTCCCAGCTCGATTGGGATGTGAACCGAAGCATGGTCGTCATCGTGGCGCAACTCGACCAGGTAGCCGAAGCCACTGCAGGACAATCGGTTCAACCACCCGTCGTCGGGCGGATGCCACATGAGCGGCTCACCGCTGCTTGGCAACAGGTCGTGCGCCGACGCGACCGGTTCGCTCCGGTCGTCGGATTCAGCCACGAAGTGGTGACGCTGATGCCGGCAGGACAAGGGGATGCGCGCGCAGTCGTCGAGGACCTGATCGCTTCCGTCGCGGGCGACAGTGGTGGCGGCAGAAATTCTTTCGGAACCGGAGTCAGTCGCGTCATCGACTCCGTGGCCGACATTCCGCGGGCCTACGATCAGGCGCGCAAAGCTGTCATGGTCGGCCGCCGCATGAACGGCGCGGGTTCGGTGGCACATTTCGACAGCCTCGGGGTGCACCGGCTGCTGTCCCTCGTCGACGACGGCGACGAGCTGCAGGCCTTCGCGACCGAGGTGCTCGGTTCGCTGGCGGGAGAGGATGCCGACGCAATCGATCTGCGACAGACCCTGCAGGCGTTGCTGGATACGAACTGCAACGTCGCCGAAACTGCGCGCGTCCTGCATTTCCACTACAACACGCTGCGCTACCGAATCGGAAAACTGGAAAGCATCCTCGGTCATTTCACCACGGACCCGATCCTGCGTTTGGATGTCGCCTTGGCGCTGCGGGTGGTGGAAATGAAGGGCTTGTGA
- a CDS encoding amidase translates to MAHAIEPVDEGDATVAYADPTRPSDAPSDLVMRDALELSGMIKRREVSCVEIMTTYLDHIELHNGTVNAIIALRDREELLDEAKVRDRQLADGHYLGWMHGFPHAVKDLSAVEGLPFTSGSPIFADRIADTDDLFVKRIKSAGAIIVGKTNTPEFGFGSQTYNPIWGTTVSPYDTSRTAGGSSGGAAASLALRMLPVADGTDYMGSLRNPAAFNNVVGFRPSWGRIPEAGFIAQGAVSGPMGRSVADVAHLLSTMAGPDTNAPLGIDEDPEIFTRSLERNFRGARIAWVGDWDGYLATEPGVLDICESSFETFRQIGCTVESALPDYKPEDIWELFLKWRWWAQLGMVDLYDDPRTRALMKPEMLWEMENAVTLTALDVTKAAAARNSWQTALTKMFETYDFILAPSAQVFPFDKDTHWPESIAGRRMDTYHRWMETVVPWTMTGVPVAAMPVGFDPRGLPMGVQIIGRHGADRAVLQLAYAYEQATQWVRSVLPPALRTN, encoded by the coding sequence ATGGCGCACGCCATCGAACCCGTCGACGAGGGCGATGCCACCGTCGCGTACGCCGACCCCACGCGGCCGAGTGACGCCCCCAGCGATCTCGTCATGCGCGATGCGCTCGAGCTCAGCGGCATGATCAAGCGCCGCGAGGTGTCGTGTGTCGAAATCATGACCACCTACCTCGACCACATCGAATTGCACAACGGAACTGTCAACGCGATCATCGCGTTGCGGGACCGCGAGGAACTGCTCGACGAGGCGAAGGTGCGTGACCGTCAACTGGCGGACGGGCATTACCTCGGGTGGATGCACGGGTTTCCTCATGCGGTCAAGGATCTTTCGGCGGTCGAGGGCTTGCCGTTCACCTCCGGGTCACCCATCTTCGCGGACCGGATTGCCGACACCGACGACCTGTTCGTCAAGCGGATCAAGTCGGCGGGCGCCATCATCGTCGGCAAGACAAATACACCCGAGTTCGGATTCGGCTCGCAAACGTACAACCCGATATGGGGTACGACCGTGTCGCCGTACGACACCTCACGCACTGCCGGCGGCAGTAGCGGTGGAGCGGCCGCGTCGTTGGCGCTTCGTATGCTGCCCGTGGCCGATGGCACCGACTACATGGGTTCTTTGCGCAATCCAGCCGCCTTCAACAATGTCGTCGGCTTTCGTCCGTCCTGGGGACGAATTCCAGAGGCCGGCTTCATCGCTCAGGGCGCCGTTTCCGGACCGATGGGGCGATCCGTCGCCGATGTCGCACACCTTCTCTCCACTATGGCGGGACCGGATACCAACGCTCCGTTGGGAATCGACGAGGATCCCGAAATTTTCACTCGTAGCCTCGAACGCAACTTCCGTGGGGCGCGCATCGCCTGGGTCGGCGACTGGGACGGCTACCTGGCGACCGAACCCGGTGTCCTCGACATCTGCGAATCCTCGTTCGAGACGTTCCGGCAGATCGGCTGCACGGTGGAGAGCGCCCTGCCGGACTACAAGCCGGAGGACATCTGGGAGTTGTTTCTGAAGTGGCGGTGGTGGGCGCAGCTCGGAATGGTCGATCTCTACGACGACCCACGGACCCGCGCCCTGATGAAGCCCGAGATGCTGTGGGAAATGGAGAACGCCGTCACCCTCACTGCGCTCGACGTCACGAAGGCGGCGGCGGCTCGCAACAGCTGGCAGACGGCGTTGACGAAAATGTTCGAAACGTACGACTTCATTCTTGCGCCGAGCGCACAGGTATTTCCGTTCGACAAGGACACGCATTGGCCGGAGAGCATCGCCGGACGCCGGATGGATACCTACCACCGGTGGATGGAGACCGTCGTTCCGTGGACGATGACCGGCGTTCCCGTCGCCGCGATGCCGGTCGGGTTCGATCCGCGTGGCCTTCCGATGGGAGTCCAGATCATCGGACGCCATGGCGCTGACCGGGCGGTCTTGCAGCTCGCTTACGCCTACGAACAGGCAACTCAGTGGGTTCGGAGCGTCCTTCCTCCCGCGCTTCGGACGAACTGA